A genomic region of Alnus glutinosa chromosome 11, dhAlnGlut1.1, whole genome shotgun sequence contains the following coding sequences:
- the LOC133882134 gene encoding uncharacterized protein LOC133882134, with amino-acid sequence MNFAASLCRRVNIRELVTNAPVYSSASEVSGDGLSMMFRRWATKKAAGSTKNGRDSKPKNLGVKKFGGERVIPGNIIVRQRGTRFHPGNYVGIGKDHTLYALKEGCVKFERNKLTGRKWVHIEPKDGHVLHPVYAEAGAQEL; translated from the exons ATGAATTTTGCAGCTTCTTTATGTAGAAGAGTGAACATCAGGGAGCTCGTTACAAATGCTCCTGTTTACAGTAGTGCTAGTG AGGTGTCTGGAGATGGATTGAGTATGATGTTTAGGCGTTGGGCCACCAAAAAGGCTGCCGGATCTACAAAGAATGGACGGGACTCAAAACCTAAGAATCTTGGGGTGAAGAAATTTGGTGGAGAG AGAGTAATACCTGGAAATATCATTGTACGGCAGCGTGGCACCCGTTTCCATCCAGGAAACTATGTTGGAATTGGTAAGGATCACACCCTTTATGCGTTGAAAGAAGGCTGTGTGAAGTTTGAACGAAACAAGCTAACAGGACGAAAATGGGTACACATTGAGCCCAAGGATGGTCATGTGCTTCATCCTGTGTACGCAGAAGCCGGGGCTCAGGAGCTTTAG
- the LOC133882070 gene encoding phenylalanine--tRNA ligase alpha subunit, cytoplasmic — MAEEVILGYLAKNEEIADSGEFAAKQGLNHDDIVNVIKSLHGFRYVDAQDIKRETWVLTDEGNMYAAAGSPEGQLFFAIPAEGGIPREELQKKLDPLVFKIGCAQAAKNKWVDMGKLVSRKVEHVEDRVKDLLLQIKDGQVIDQDDIKALKGRKLIATQTWNGYSVKKGPNYAPQRKKFAADLTREMLQSGEWKNSEFKEYNFNAKGAAIEGGHLHPLNKVRHQLRMIFLQMGFEEMPTDRFVESSFWNFDTLFQPQQHPARDAHDTFYLKAPSTTKELPEDYVERVKRVHESGGYGSRGYDYDWSREEANKNLLRTHTTAVSSKMLYLLAQKPFTPKRYFSIDRVFRNEAVDRTHLAEFHQIEGLICDRGLTLGDLMGVLHDFFSRLGMSKLRFKPAYNPYTEPSMEIFSYHEGFGKWVEVGNSGMFRPEMLLPMGLPEDVRVIAWGLSLERPTMILYGINNIRDLFGHKVDLGLIKINPICGLGV, encoded by the exons ATGGCGGAGGAAGTGATTCTCGGCTACTTAGCGAAGAACGAAGAAATCGCTGACTCAGGCGAGTTCGCAGCCAAACAGGGACTCAATCACGACGACATCGTCAATGTCATCAAGAGCCTCCACGGTTTCCGATACGTCGATGCTCAG GACATTAAGAGGGAGACGTGGGTCCTTACCGATGAGGGGAATATGTACGCTGCTGCAGGATCACCTGAGGGGCAGCTGTTCTTTGCGATACCTGCGGAGGGGGGTATCCCGAGAGAAGAATTGCAA AAAAAACTCGACCCATTGGTTTTCAAAATAGGTTGCGCCCAGGCGGCAAAGAATAAATGGGTGGATATGGGAAAACTAGTATCCAGAAAG GTCGAACATGTGGAGGATAGGGTCAAAGATTTACTTCTACAGATAAAAGATGGACAg GTTATTGACCAAGATGATATCAAGGCTCTCAAAGGAAGAAAGCTTATTGCCACACA GACATGGAATGGCTACTCAGTGAAAAAGGGTCCTAATTATGCTCcacaaagaaagaaatttgCCGCTGATTTGACTCGCGAGATGCTTCAGAG TGGCGAATGGAAGAACTCAGAGTTCAAAGAGTACAACTTCAATGCAAAAGGTGCTGCTATTGAAGGTGGTCATCTTCATCCACTGAACAAG GTTCGACATCAATTGAGGATGATTTTTCTTCAGATGGG GTTTGAGGAGATGCCTACAGACAGATTTGTTGAGAGCAG CTTCTGGAACTTTGACACCCTGTTCCAGCCGCAACAACATCCTGCCCGTGATGCACATGACACATTCTACCTGAAAG CTCCTTCCACCACAAAGGAACTGCCTGAAGATTATGTTGAGAGGGTGAAGCGTGTTCATGAGTCTGGTGGTTATGGGTCCAGGGG ATATGACTATGATTGGAGCAGAGAAGAAGCAAACAAAAACCTTCTGCGAACGCACACAACTGCTGTTTCATCCAAGATGCTTTACTTGCTGGCCCAG AAACCTTTTACTCCCAAAAGATACTTCTCTATAGATCGTGTTTTTAGAAATGAAGCAGTAGATCGAACTCATCTTGCAGAGTTCCACCAGATCGAAG GCCTGATATGTGATCGAGGACTTACTCTTGGTGACTTGATGGGAGTCCTGCATGACTTCTTTTCTCGTCTGG GCATGTCCAAGCTGCGTTTCAAGCCTGCTTATAATCCATATACTGAACCTAGCATGGAGATTTTCAG TTATCACGAAGGCTTTGGGAAATGGGTAGAGGTTGGAAACTCTGGCATGTTTAGACCTGAAATGCTGCTTCCTATGGGATTACCAGAAGATGTTCGTGTTATTGCATGGGGCCTTTCCCTTGAAAG ACCAACTATGATCCTGTATGGCATTAATAACATCCGGGATCTATTCGGGCACAAG GTGGATCTTGGTCTCATCAAGATAAATCCTATATGTGGTCTAGGGGTTTGA